Proteins from a single region of Acidovorax sp. NCPPB 3576:
- the cobN gene encoding cobaltochelatase subunit CobN: MHLLSTRPGGFVEDETVITRLDQSPADIVVLSSADTTLALLSAACAELARTQPGFPSVRVANLLYLRQPASLDLYLDEVLRHARVVIVDHLGSESAWPYGIQQIGALARRQGQRLAMFSGDLQEDPHLVERSTLAPSVCRLLWQYLRAGGAGNALQFLRAVAFHGLGHGDAPLPPRSLPQAAVHVPAALGAERPAGHTVAGIDDLRAAWVPGAPVVALVFYRSHLMAGNTAAFDALALALAQQGLNPLPVALDSLKDPLCLSTLQDLCRQHAVQLVLNTTAFAALEDGAALAGDAPVLQVIASGGNREDWWADSQGLRPRDIAMQVVLPEMDGRIVTRAISFKGLSHRCAFTQADVVAYQPEPDRVAFVAALAQRWCRLRGLPNADKRLALVLANYPGSEGRLGSGVGLDTPASVIGIVQRLRAQGYALGDPATLPADGDALMRVLQQGIANDPAQWPLRPAWQSYALADYSARLAALPGAMAQAIRDRWGAPEADPLLRQGRFMIAGLRLGNVFVGIQPARANAAAQGQGAAGAQDYASYHDAELVPPHGYLAFYFWLRDVFAIDAVVHVGKHGNLEWLPGKSLALSQECWPDAILGPLPHLYPFIVNDPGEGAQAKRRSQAVIIDHLMPPLTRAENHGPLQDLERLVDEYYDALLVDARRSALLRRQILDAVRRQHLLQELDLDASAGGAPDDDAILARIDAYLCELKETQIRDGLHVFGASPTGRQRRDTLLALARYPAGDGQGAQAGLLQALADDLLSGESFDPLQIEAAQPWQGPRPQALQAVTADPWRHHGDTRERLELLAQQLLEDGSAAALAAAQWPRTQAVLARVQGTLAPALDACGGEELRQLLRGLSGQFVPPGPSGSPSRGRPDVLPTGRNFYTLDTRAIPTRTAWELGQQSAQRILERYLQEHGEYPRTLGLSVWGTATMRTGGDDIAQAFALIGVRPRWAAGSQRVVDFEVVPRVGLGRPRIDVTLRISGFFRDAFPGTVQMFDAAVQAVAALEAEDAEENPIRARILEECEALQRQGVHGATARRQAGWRVFGAPPGHYGSGLNGLFQTGDWQDDGDLARAYVGWSAHAYGQEAAGEPAGDALARRLQGLDVVAQNQDSREHDLLDSSDYYQFQGGMAAAVRHLSGRQPALYHGDHANPQAPRIRTLKEEIGRVVRARVTNPKWIDGAKRHGYKGAFEMAATVDYLFGFDATTRQVSDHHYALVADAYVLDAGTRDFVRTHNPAALRDMLERLLEAMQRGLWQEPGDYRQALEDLLLEHEQWQEGAGR; this comes from the coding sequence ACGCTTGCACTGCTTTCCGCCGCCTGTGCCGAACTGGCGCGCACGCAGCCGGGCTTTCCTTCCGTGCGGGTGGCCAACCTGCTGTACCTGCGCCAGCCCGCGTCGCTGGACCTGTACCTGGATGAAGTGCTGCGCCACGCGCGCGTGGTGATCGTGGACCACCTGGGTTCCGAATCGGCCTGGCCTTACGGCATCCAGCAGATCGGCGCGCTTGCGCGCCGGCAGGGGCAGCGCTTGGCCATGTTCTCGGGCGATTTGCAGGAAGACCCGCACCTGGTGGAGCGCAGCACGCTGGCCCCCTCGGTGTGCCGTCTGCTGTGGCAGTACCTGCGGGCCGGTGGCGCGGGCAATGCGCTGCAGTTTTTACGGGCGGTGGCCTTCCACGGGCTGGGTCATGGCGATGCGCCACTGCCTCCGCGCAGCCTGCCGCAGGCGGCTGTGCATGTGCCTGCGGCGCTGGGCGCGGAGCGGCCGGCGGGGCATACGGTGGCCGGCATCGACGACTTGCGCGCGGCCTGGGTGCCTGGTGCGCCTGTCGTGGCGCTGGTGTTCTATCGCTCGCACCTCATGGCAGGCAACACTGCGGCGTTCGACGCGCTGGCCTTGGCGCTGGCGCAGCAGGGGCTCAATCCGCTGCCTGTGGCGCTCGATTCGCTCAAGGACCCGCTGTGCCTGTCCACCCTGCAGGACCTGTGCCGTCAGCATGCGGTGCAGCTCGTGCTGAACACCACGGCCTTCGCGGCGCTGGAGGACGGTGCCGCGCTCGCGGGCGATGCGCCGGTGCTGCAGGTGATCGCCAGTGGCGGAAACCGCGAGGACTGGTGGGCGGACAGCCAGGGCCTGCGCCCGCGCGACATCGCCATGCAGGTGGTGCTGCCCGAGATGGACGGGCGCATCGTCACCCGCGCCATCAGCTTCAAGGGGCTGTCGCACCGCTGCGCCTTCACGCAGGCCGATGTGGTGGCCTACCAGCCCGAGCCCGACCGCGTGGCGTTCGTCGCTGCGCTGGCCCAGCGTTGGTGCCGACTGCGAGGCCTTCCCAACGCGGACAAGAGGCTGGCGCTGGTGCTGGCCAACTACCCAGGCAGCGAGGGGCGCCTGGGCAGCGGCGTGGGCCTGGACACGCCCGCGTCGGTGATCGGCATCGTGCAGCGCCTGCGCGCGCAAGGCTATGCGCTGGGTGACCCCGCCACGTTGCCGGCCGACGGCGACGCCCTGATGCGCGTGCTGCAGCAAGGCATTGCGAACGACCCCGCGCAGTGGCCGCTGCGCCCGGCTTGGCAGAGCTACGCGCTGGCCGACTACTCGGCACGGCTGGCCGCATTGCCTGGGGCCATGGCGCAAGCCATCCGCGACCGTTGGGGCGCGCCCGAGGCCGACCCGCTGCTGCGCCAGGGCCGCTTCATGATCGCGGGCCTGCGGCTGGGGAACGTGTTCGTCGGCATTCAGCCGGCGCGCGCCAATGCGGCGGCGCAAGGGCAGGGCGCTGCCGGTGCGCAGGATTACGCGAGCTACCACGATGCCGAGCTGGTGCCGCCGCACGGCTACCTGGCCTTTTACTTCTGGCTGCGCGACGTGTTTGCCATCGACGCCGTGGTGCATGTCGGCAAGCACGGCAACCTCGAATGGCTGCCCGGCAAAAGCCTGGCGCTGTCGCAAGAGTGTTGGCCCGACGCGATCCTGGGGCCGCTGCCGCACCTGTACCCCTTCATCGTGAACGACCCGGGCGAAGGCGCGCAGGCCAAGCGCCGCAGCCAGGCGGTCATCATCGACCATCTCATGCCGCCGCTCACCCGCGCCGAAAACCATGGCCCGCTGCAGGACCTGGAGCGCCTGGTGGACGAGTACTACGACGCACTGCTGGTGGACGCGCGCCGCTCCGCGCTGCTGCGCCGGCAGATCCTGGATGCGGTGCGCCGCCAGCACCTGCTCCAAGAGCTGGACCTGGACGCATCGGCCGGCGGCGCGCCGGACGACGATGCCATCCTCGCGCGCATCGATGCCTACCTGTGCGAGCTGAAAGAAACGCAGATCCGCGACGGCCTGCATGTCTTCGGTGCCTCGCCCACAGGGCGCCAGCGCCGCGACACGCTGCTGGCGCTGGCACGCTACCCGGCGGGCGACGGGCAGGGCGCGCAGGCCGGGTTGCTGCAGGCCCTGGCCGACGACCTGCTGTCTGGCGAGTCTTTCGATCCGCTGCAGATCGAGGCGGCGCAGCCCTGGCAGGGCCCACGGCCCCAAGCGCTGCAGGCGGTGACGGCAGACCCCTGGCGGCACCATGGCGACACGCGCGAGCGGCTGGAGTTGCTCGCCCAGCAATTGCTGGAGGATGGCTCGGCCGCTGCCCTGGCCGCCGCACAGTGGCCGCGCACGCAGGCCGTGCTGGCGCGCGTGCAGGGAACGCTGGCGCCCGCGCTGGACGCTTGCGGTGGCGAAGAGCTGCGCCAACTGCTGCGCGGCCTGAGCGGTCAGTTCGTTCCGCCGGGCCCGAGCGGCTCGCCGTCGCGCGGCCGGCCCGATGTGCTGCCCACGGGGCGCAACTTCTACACCCTGGACACGCGCGCCATTCCCACCCGCACCGCGTGGGAGCTGGGCCAGCAGTCCGCCCAGCGCATCCTGGAGCGCTACCTGCAGGAGCATGGCGAATACCCGCGCACGCTGGGCCTGTCGGTCTGGGGCACGGCCACCATGCGCACGGGCGGCGACGACATCGCGCAGGCCTTCGCGCTGATCGGCGTGCGGCCCCGCTGGGCGGCGGGCAGCCAGCGCGTGGTCGATTTCGAGGTGGTGCCGCGCGTGGGGCTGGGCCGCCCGCGCATCGACGTCACCCTGCGCATCTCCGGTTTCTTTCGCGATGCGTTCCCGGGCACGGTGCAGATGTTCGACGCGGCCGTGCAGGCCGTGGCAGCGCTGGAGGCCGAGGACGCCGAGGAAAACCCCATCCGCGCCCGCATCCTCGAAGAATGCGAGGCGCTGCAGCGGCAGGGGGTGCACGGGGCCACCGCACGCCGCCAGGCCGGCTGGCGCGTGTTCGGCGCGCCGCCCGGCCATTACGGCTCGGGTCTGAATGGCCTGTTCCAGACCGGCGACTGGCAGGACGATGGCGACCTGGCCCGCGCCTACGTGGGCTGGAGCGCGCATGCCTACGGCCAGGAGGCCGCGGGCGAGCCGGCTGGCGATGCGCTCGCACGCCGGCTGCAGGGCCTGGACGTGGTGGCGCAGAACCAGGACAGCCGCGAACACGACCTGCTCGACTCCAGCGACTACTACCAGTTCCAGGGCGGCATGGCCGCCGCCGTGCGGCACCTGTCGGGCCGGCAGCCCGCCCTGTACCACGGCGACCACGCCAACCCCCAGGCGCCCCGCATCCGCACGCTCAAGGAAGAGATCGGCCGCGTGGTGCGCGCGCGCGTCACCAACCCCAAATGGATCGACGGCGCCAAGCGCCACGGCTACAAGGGCGCCTTCGAAATGGCCGCCACGGTGGACTACCTGTTCGGCTTCGATGCCACCACGCGCCAGGTGAGTGATCACCACTACGCGCTGGTGGCCGATGCGTATGTGCTGGATGCCGGCACGCGCGACTTCGTGCGCACGCACAATCCCGCCGCATTGCGCGACATGCTGGAGCGCCTGCTGGAGGCCATGCAGCGTGGCCTGTGGCAAGAGCCTGGCGATTACCGGCAGGCGCTGGAAGACCTGCTGCTGGAGCATGAGCAATGGCAGGAGGGCGCGGGCAGATGA